The DNA segment AGCGATCGTTGACGACCTCTTAAGTAAATGCAGTGGATGAATCGTCCGCGAAGCCATCATGGACATACCTGGGATCAGCGCACTTCAAGAATGACGTCGGACGAAAGAGTCGGAcccaagaaggaaaaagcCACAATCAATGCATTCCGTCTAATAAAATGATGTTCATgtattcatgttcatcgatACCACTCCAACCCAACCTAACCGACAACaatcttctcctcgtcatcgttgaAAGAGTATTCTGGGATTTCGAGGTTCAAGGGAGCGGGACCTCGTCTGATTCGACCCGAGATATCGTAGTGCGAACCGTGGCATGGGCAGAACCATCCTCCGTAATCACCTGCTTCTCCGATAGGCACACATCCTAAATGGGTACAGACACCCAACATGACGAGCCTGAAATAGCGAGAAAGCCATCAATTAGCATTGATTTCTGATAGTAGGAAATACAACCTGTCTGCCGATAGGCTAATGCTGTGATAGGGGAAAGGAGACAGTATTCACCACTCTGGTCGTTGGGTTCGATCGGCATCGTTTTCTGGGTCTCTCAATGATTTGACATCGACAGCGTTGGCCTCGTCGATCTCATCGGAAGTTCGGTGTCGGATGAACACTGGTTTTCCTCTCCATTTGACGATGAGGTTCTTACCTGAAACGCATAGCGATGTCAGCGATGTCTCTCCGAGGTTGTCTACATTTGTGTCGTGGCACTGCAGCCGATGTCCTCCGTTTCTATCATTCTCCCTCAAAGATGTTCCTCCGTCACCAGCCACCAGTGTTCGATTGGTGAGAAGAAGCCACTCTCTTTCACCTGAGATTCCGTATTCTCCCTCACTTACACGCAACCGAAGAAGTAAACACCCTCTAAACAAAAGTACTTACCCTCTGGAATAGCACCcatctcaacttcgatctTAGCCAAAGCCAAGACGTCCGCAGAAGCAGCCATATTACTCAGGATGTCCGAAACGGTCGACTTTATACCTGATGCTCCGAGAACACCTAGACCACCAACCATGAAATACGAGACGGTTCTGTTCAATCCGGCGTTCTTGGCTTTGTAAGGGGTGAAATCGGGTACGCCGGTAGCAGAAGTTCGGTGAACACCTGTAGCGGCTGCCATTGGGTGAGAAGCGGATCGAGCAGGTGTGGTGGATAGGAATCTTTGTtggaatgatgaagaggttgGGAGGGCTATTACATGATACAGAATCAATGTGAACATGAACTTCTCTATCTTTTTTTtgtcccttcttcatcgtcttgCCTGCTTCTAACACATGTACTCCCATACTTCGTTATCCTAGTGATGCCTTTTTCACCTTTCCTGTCATTCACATCTGGTCTGTCTTCCGATCTTTCCTTTGCGACTTCTTTTCCTGAGCCTGACGTCGAAAAGCCAATCAACTCACCATTGGTTCGTCCAACGTGTCCTCTGGCAGTCGACTTGAAAGCCCAAGCTTGAGGAACATCCGATCGAGCGGCTGAGCCGTGGTGTCCATGATCTCCGCCCGCTAAACCAGTTGGGATGGCATTGTTGATCCGAGGAGCAAGGGGGACACCGGAAGCGAGTGTTCGGCTTGTGGGGAGCAAGTTGACTCTGGCTATTGACGCAGCCATTTTGATGATGTGGTGAGGATGGCGTATAAGATGATTGAGGGTATAGGTTATGAGGTGCAAAGCACTAACATGTAGATTTATGCGTTTatgatgaatggatggatgaatAAATCGGAACATCGTTGATTCGTCGGTTTGCATGATTGAgaatttgatcccgtcatCTGTACCATATATcccatatcccatcatccacTCATAATAAACCAGTTAAAGAATCTATCTCCGGAAAGTTCCGAAGGGATATACCCAGTGTGGCACTTTATCGTGTAATATGACACGTGAATCCAGTCGCGTCGACCTGAGCCTAGATCAATGTTCAAACGcaacaacaaaaacaaaTGGATGAACTACTCTAATACTCTAGATGTCCTActgatctctcttctttgcATTGGACCATACTCAACAACAAGACAGAGCAACATGGCCCCGCCTCATCCTCTGCGAAGAATATCGACCGGCTCTCTGTCCTCCCTGGCGAGGTCGACCGACCGGAATACATTGTCGGCATCAGGACTAGATCATTTGACAGGAGCAATGGTCGAGCTCTCAGACGAAATGGCTACCTTGTCTTCCAACGTGCAGCAGATGACGGCTTTACATGATGCCCTGGGGACATTCAACGAGGCTTTTGCTGGATACTTGTACgcgttgaagatgaatgcCTTCTGTGTGGAATGGCCGCAGGTTCGTAATCTCATTCCGAagctcttctccccttcttctgctgttGTGCCCGTGGCTGGTGGTCCCCTTCGAAGCCTCCCCGTGCCCTTCAAGACATCTTTCGTCTCCCTACATTCTGCCGCTTCCACTCTATCGCATGCTGCTCTTCCGACTCTCCTGCATTGCCGATCAGCCCTAAAGGCATCCGCTAACAGCCTGTTCACCAGGCTCCAAACGAGCAAGGGTTTTCACGACTGGAAGCTTTGGAAGGTAAATTGTCTTGTATTCCGTTAAAGAGGATCATCGTGTTCTGTCACAAGTTGACGTATTTGGCCTGTTCATCGAATCATAGCTCCAGATCCCCTTGCAGGACCATCAATCTCTGCTCAACCTCCGACGCCTATCTCAGCACCTTCAAGATCATCGACCAATCCAGCAGATACGACATATGCAACGCAATACTCATATAACGATGACGAGCCTGCCCCTGCACCAGCAGCGAAGAAGCCGACCACGGGCATACGTAAGCCGTCTGGTGGGGTAtcagtgaagaagaatgcatctgcagcagcagcaaggaAGAAacgagaggtgagtcatctcaaCTCACTGGACAAGAGGAAAATCTCTGGACTGATGATTCGTCATGGGAATGTTAGTTGGAGATTTCCAGTGTTATAGATACTTTACCTCTGGAATATAGAGGAGGAGAACCCGTAAGTATCCTTGCGTGCTTGTTTTTCCCCCTGCTCGTGGTCGATACGGCAGACATTGAGCGGAGTTATTGATGGAAGGGGTAGGGCTAAAACTGATTTTGATATGATGATATTTAGGCTGAACGGATGCGCATGGAGAAAGTGATTATGAAACTTATGGAACACCCCGATGGTATCTCACGTGAGTGCTGTAGCGGGACAGTCCTTCCACTTAGGTCACAGCTTCATATTGTGCAGAGCAGGCATGACTGATGACAAACCCTTTTCAGTCAAAGATATGGTCTCACCGCCGGAACTACCACAAGCGAAGGTGAACAAATGCCTGATAGCCTTGGTAGCTAAGAAGCTGGTAACAAAGCCTACTGTAAATGTGAGTCATCGAGTTCATCGCTCATCGTTGAAGTGCCACTAGACTAAAATCTGTCTGATTCACGTAGAAAGTGACGATGTATAGATGGGTCGGAGCCTAAAACCCTCCTTGTATGTATACTTCTCGACACGCCTTTCTTGTTTGAACGAGCAGGGCGACAGTGAAAGGAAGGGCAAGGACTTCTGCAacgcgaagatgaagtatAATCTAAAGGGACATAAAGCTCATCAAAGTCAGCTCGCTTCTGCTCACCGAAGCGAATTTGATGACAAAGGATCTGTGGAATTCGCACTGATCCGCCTAGACTCGGAATTTGGCTTAATTGAGATACCTTTGGAACacttctcgacttcctcaCACGATCTCTAGTGATCTTAGCTACTTACCGAGCTAGATTGACAGAACGTCGTCCGATTATCGACTCGCCCCTGACTTTGGATTGGACGATATTTCCAATTATTGACATACGCTCGGCACCATAAGATCGAAGTCTAGGCTCATTTTGCATTCAGCTACCTTCAAGCTCGCTATGATGATTTGTCAAGCAGCCGATCGCCTTTCCCGGGAATCATTCaaatatcaatcaatcttATATCTTATTAACCCAAGTCCATCTCCCAGCTCATCACCCCTTTGCTCCTCTACTGATTAGACAgcaagttgatcttgttgCTTTATCCTCACTCAAACCTGACTCTACCTGTCTTTCATCGCTCCCATCTAGACTCATCAATTAACAACACACTCTTTCGCACATCATACTCTATTATCGGCTTTCGAATTGATCATTACCTGCTCTGATCCTACTTCATCCCTCACCAGATCGATCATTTGCACCAACATAGCATTTCCCTCAGTCCATTCATTCATCGACTTGACAACTCACTGCACCTGGGTATCATaactctttcttcttcatcttcacttgCCTGTCTCACTCTGTTCTCGCATACAGACATCGCACTATCTTTCGTCTGTTCGTCTTCGTCGTGATATATACTTCACCGACAACAGACCTCGACCATCGCTCGATCTCTCAATTCTACTACTCTGCCTCCTGGGTCTCGGCCCAAGGTAGTCCAGTCGATGTATGCCGACCGATTCCTCTTTTCACGTTGATTAGTACTTCTGTATCTCTCTATATCTGGGTCTATATCAACCGGATTTGATTTTATTCCCCCCATTTCATTCTTAGGACAATATGCGCTCGATTCAACTTATATCCATTTTGATTCAGTCCCTTTCTTTACTCCTCAACACCACTTTAGCTCACCCTCATTCTACCCGTTCGGTCTCAAGAAGAAAACACGCCAATAGACGAATTCAACAACGCCGAAGCGAAAGTATCTCTTCGACTGATTGctccaacaccaacaccgacGATGCCTCTCTCACCGCTGAGCCTGTAGCTCTAGGTCTAGGTCTATGGACCCCTTCTCAAGATTCTGCAGCCGGtacaaacaacaacaatgcGGCTCCTGAAGGTGGAGCTGCGGCTGCTCCGCCTCCGCAGGCGAACGACGCAGGCACGGGGTTATGGACTccggaagctgatgatgctgctgctcctgccgCTCCGGCGTCCCCCGCTGGCGGAGCACCCGCCGCTCccgctgctcctgctgctccagcGGCTCCCGCCGGTCAAGCGGACGCAGCTGCAGTAGGCTCCACGCCGGATTCCGATGCTGGATCAGAGGGATATGGGAGatggggcggaggaggcggaggtggaaatgGTATGGGAGGTGGGAAAAAAGGTAAAGGTGGTTGGGGTGGATggggtggtggaggaggaggtgcaccagctcaacaacaacaacctaCTTCTCAAGCTGCAGCTATACCTGCTACACCAGCCACTCCCGCTGCTCCGGCTGGTCCACCTGCTGCaggtggatatggtggatACGGCGCATCTCAAGCTGCTCCATCTCCCCCTCCTGTCGCTGCTTCCCCCGCTTCGCCTGCAGTATCTCCTCCCGCTgccccacctccacctcctgcAGGCAATGATGCAGACTACGATGTCTCGTCGGCAGCCGTCGACGTATCGATACTTAAAGGTGGCGGACCGGGTGGATATGGTAATCAAGCTATTTCTCCTACTTCTCAAGCTTATCAGAAACCTACGATCTATTCTACCAATTACGTCGAAGTCACTGAATGGTATACCCCTCCTGTGGCGTCCGCATCATCTTATCAAGCTCCTCCAGcagcatcctcttcgtcatcttaTCAGGCACCTCCTGCTGGTCAGACGGGCGCAGGGGGCATCCCCACTATTCAGCCATATGGAGCCACACCAACTGCGGCAGCGAGCATATACACACCTCCCGCGGGTTCAGCCGCAGCAACAGGGGGATACTCGCACTCGACTGCAGGTGGTTATTCGAGCGCACAAGTAGTGACTGATGCGAATGGTCAACAAGTACATACTTCCTCGTGGCATTCTTCTTGGGCGAACACATGGTCCAACCCCGGAGTCACTTCTACGTCTCAAGCTCCAGTGGCAACGAGTGCGCcgggtgatgatgatgcgaagaAGTTTGTTGATTGTCATAATCAGTGGAGAAATCAGTATGGTGAGTCTAATTTAATTTGGAGTGCTGGATGATTTACGAAGTCGAATTGAAAgtgaagggaagagaagggaaCTGATCCTGTTATCGGTATCTTGGACCTATCGTGATTTTAGGCGCGGGCAATGTCTCGTGGGGAGAAGAATTAGCGGGATACGCTTCTCAACATGCTAGTGTCTGCGCCTCGATGACGCATACGTGAGTCGCCTGTACGAGCTAGATTGCACATAGCCGAAGAGACTGAATCCATGTACTGCACATAGGAACGGTCCATATGGCGAGAACCTGTAAGTCACCCCCCCACAGCAGGGCAGTGTGAATGTCACCTAGCATGTGATCGACAGACGACTGACCACGTTGGTAACCGTAGAGCTGCAGGTACAGATGGATTCATCGATattatcagctcgatcggGATGTGGATGGACGAAGCGTGTAAGTTGGCTGGATCAGAGAAACTCATCTGCAACGGGCCGCAGAGTATATCGCGCTCACACAAGTATATATGCTGACTGCATGATGACTTATGATAGCCGAATACGATGCGGATAATCCGACATATAGTCATTTCACCCAAGTTGTATGGAAAGAAACTACCTCGATAGGCTGTGCTGCAATAAATTGTGGAGCGAACACCGGTATGGCTGTGAGTGGTGTATCACAATTTTGAGAGTACCAAATGATCGAGGAAGTACTGACACGAAGTCACGATGACAGGGCCAACTATACGTCATGTGTAAGTCAGGAGACTGGGATACCAATCCACTGGCAATGACAGAAGCACGGGCAGACCGTAAGCTGACAATTACATGTATTTTTAGGCGAATATCATCCGCGGGGAAATGTCATTGGCGCTTTCGCGCAGAACGTCGGTAAGAGGTAAGACCAGACTCTTTGAGCCTGTACTGCATTGGAAAATTAGAAGATTGGCAGGAATGAAGGAGGCTGAACATACATGAAGAGTGGATTCAGGGATATAGGTTGAGATACAACAATTTTGAGCATTGCCAAAAGCTGCTTGATACGACGGCTGGGTATCAGCCGCAATTTTCACCTCGTTGTCCGCTGAGGAGCATCATCACTACGGACTTGACCTATTGAAAGACTGGACGAATAAATTTCGGCACATATAACACATATACACTTCATTTGGGACAATACATTGCTTTatcatatatacatacatgctGTAGAGTGAGATTCATATTTAACGCTGTGCGTATGTAGACGACTCTTGAGACTTCATATGCATGTGCATACGCTATATTCTGCTCTGTATCCGTCCTGAGGATCTTTGATGAGTATCGTATGACGCCCGAAGCCGAGGATGTAACAATGCCAATGGAACTCCGAAACTTGTTTGACGTCTGGGGTAACAACAAGAACCTCGCTTCCAAGTGACACCAGGAGATTGGACGCACGGTTCGCTTggtgagaaggatgaaagatgaaacCCAATCACGCACAGACCcgccaatcaatcaatcaaccgATTAAATCAGTGAAAACAGATCAGAGAGCACATCCGCAATATCGGAGAATTTATCTGTACTTGACCCTTTCAAGATGAAACGAGGTCAGGAGTAGTTGTTACAACTCGTGCTTCGACGCGGGGCACTCGAGCCCTCGACGTGTTTTACTTTTCACAAAGAATAATAAACTTTgattcatccttcttctttctgttCTCTTCTGCTGACATTGAACAGCTTTGGTCGGTCCGTGTCATGCTGGGGGATCCGCGTCAATCCAGCAATGCCAGAAGCTTGTACCGTGTATCAGCGTGAATGATTGGGGTGCTTCTCTGTGAGATTGATCAAAATGAGACAGACACCCGATCCATCAAATGATGAATCCATCAAAGAAGATCGGTGAATCAATTAATTTTCGGTAAGAGAATCACAACACCTGTTCCTGACCATCTCATAGTCGGGTGTCATCGTTCCtccggaaagaagagacaagaagaaCTTGACGACGAAAGAAATGATAAGGCACCTGAAAACTCGCTGGCATTCGGAAGTCTAGAACACCAGGACGACCGTAACTTCCAATCCGTAACTTAACGTTAATTCATCTCGAGATGATACACAAATctccgagatcgagattgagggcTTCGTTTCGTTTGCTCGTTAGAGACGGCATGTCAATATCATGAGCATTCTTATTGTTCTATAAAACCCCctgtctctctcttctcttgatctgacttttaccccttcttcttcacactCTCAAATTATCTTCATCAACGACCTTACACCGTACCAACATACTAGATAGGACTTGACGTCCGTATAAATCGCCCTCACGCTCATTGTTCAGAACCACAATACTTTCATTACTTCTAAGTCCACATCGTACCTGAACCTTATATAACGCCCAGACCAAGACCATCGTGACGACCGCATTCTACATCTTCACTACATACCCCACTAAATACAGTATCATCACGACTTAGCTCACGCTTACGCTAACACATACCATGTTCGCTCCTACCGTCCTTTTCCTCACTCTGGGGTCGTTCGTTGCCGCTGCGCCGCACTGCAGACCTCATCATAACGAGACCGCTACGGCCATCACGTACTGGTACACCCGACATCATGCTATGTCCACCGCTATTGCCGTTTCTCCTACTACCTCTAATTccgcttcagcatcttctgcGAAACCTACCGCAGTAGACAACGCCACTACCTCCGCCGCTAGCGTCAGCGAAGTACCATCCTCGACCGTCGAATCAAGCATCGTCGAAGTCACTCCCACCTCAAGTGAGGTCGCCTCAAGCGCCGTCGAGGCTTCTTCAGTCGAAGTATCTACCACATCTACCTCGGAATCTGTGGTCGCACCTACGAACTTGGCAGCGGCTCCTACCAACTCGTCGTCGTCTGGATCAACTGGtgatgccgatgctgatTTGTTGGTACAATTACACAACGATTTCAGAGCTCAATACGGTATGtcattccccttccatcCCCGATACTCTTCGTTGTGATAAAAGCTTATATATGCGCATTTGGTCATTTTAGGTGCTGGCCCAGTTACCTGGAGTAACACCTTGGCCGATTACGCCAAGTCCCACGCTACAGCTTGTAACATGGAGCATACGTGAGTCTAGCCTCCCCGTACCATTCCAGCATTTCAGTATAGTACGTACAGCTTACGATTGATTTATTGGTCTCGCAGTGGTGGACCATACGGAGAAAATCTGTAAGCGTCGTGTCGCTCGCAGTCTGATTGTTTGGAACCAGCCGCAAGTGCTGATCACGATATCTACTTTGAATAGAGCTGCCGGCGCTGGCGGTGGATACAGCATCACCGACGGCTTCAACGCATGGGCAGCTGAAGCTCGTGAGTCGGATCGTAGATTCCACCTCATTACATCAAATTGACTAGCTGACTGATAATTCTGGTGTTTTTCTAGCCGAATACGACCCAAGTAACCCTCAATACAGCCACTTTACCCAAGTGAGCACAATTCCT comes from the Kwoniella dejecticola CBS 10117 chromosome 11, complete sequence genome and includes:
- a CDS encoding ubiquinol-cytochrome c reductase, iron-sulfur subunit, translated to MAASIARVNLLPTSRTLASGVPLAPRINNAIPTGLAGGDHGHHGSAARSDVPQAWAFKSTARGHVGRTNALPTSSSFQQRFLSTTPARSASHPMAAATGVHRTSATGVPDFTPYKAKNAGLNRTVSYFMVGGLGVLGASGIKSTVSDILSNMAASADVLALAKIEVEMGAIPEGKNLIVKWRGKPVFIRHRTSDEIDEANAVDVKSLRDPENDADRTQRPEWLVMLGVCTHLGCVPIGEAGDYGGWFCPCHGSHYDISGRIRRGPAPLNLEIPEYSFNDDEEKIVVG